The Mucilaginibacter terrenus genome has a segment encoding these proteins:
- the purN gene encoding phosphoribosylglycinamide formyltransferase encodes MKKRIAIFASGSGSNAQKIMEHFKRHSDAEVVLILTNNPQAYVLQRADNFEIPSHIFTRNEFYQTDDIINLLKNLQVDLIVLAGFLWLVPQNLLKAFPNKIVNLHPALLPKFGGKGMYGDNVHKAVLAANEEESGITIHFVNAEFDEGEIIHQSKFKIEPGDSLEMVKFKGQQLEHHHFPKVIESLLKKMRS; translated from the coding sequence TTGAAAAAGAGAATAGCCATTTTTGCTTCCGGATCGGGTTCCAACGCTCAAAAGATAATGGAGCACTTTAAGCGTCATTCTGATGCGGAGGTTGTTCTGATACTTACGAATAATCCGCAAGCTTACGTATTACAACGCGCAGATAACTTCGAGATACCATCACACATATTTACCCGCAACGAGTTTTATCAAACCGATGATATTATTAACCTGCTTAAGAACCTGCAGGTAGATCTTATTGTACTGGCCGGCTTTTTATGGCTGGTACCGCAAAATCTGTTGAAGGCATTTCCTAACAAGATCGTTAACCTGCACCCTGCATTGTTGCCCAAGTTTGGCGGCAAGGGTATGTACGGCGACAATGTACATAAAGCGGTACTAGCTGCCAATGAAGAGGAGTCAGGCATAACCATCCATTTTGTAAATGCAGAGTTTGATGAAGGTGAGATCATCCATCAATCAAAGTTCAAGATTGAACCCGGAGACAGCCTGGAGATGGTAAAATTTAAAGGCCAACAACTGGAGCATCACCACTTCCCCAAAGTAATTGAAAGCCTGCTAAAGAAGATGAGAAGCTGA
- a CDS encoding DUF5004 domain-containing protein has translation MKRNVVFLGLLLIVASIVVNSCKKQDQSNIPNLLTGGNWQLASLLVYHYVGDTQQSVDTLNTKCDTTQLFAFFKDKSCTYTNFDCKVQPIARGTWNLSDNKLVLSADMTCQDTTKAGSSKPFANSQIINLGDFSLVLQTGDIENYYTSTQPRTIYRYGFIRQKATGTR, from the coding sequence ATGAAAAGAAACGTCGTTTTTTTAGGTCTCCTGCTGATTGTCGCATCAATAGTAGTAAACTCTTGCAAGAAGCAGGATCAAAGCAACATTCCCAACCTGCTTACAGGCGGCAACTGGCAGTTGGCATCGTTACTGGTTTACCACTATGTAGGCGACACACAACAGTCGGTAGACACGCTGAACACGAAATGCGATACTACGCAACTGTTTGCCTTTTTTAAAGATAAAAGCTGTACGTACACTAATTTCGACTGCAAAGTACAGCCAATTGCCCGTGGCACCTGGAACCTAAGCGATAACAAATTGGTACTTAGTGCAGACATGACCTGCCAGGATACTACTAAAGCCGGTAGTTCAAAACCGTTTGCTAATTCGCAGATAATTAACCTGGGGGATTTTTCTTTAGTACTACAGACCGGAGATATAGAAAATTATTACACCTCAACTCAGCCAAGAACGATATACCGTTATGGTTTCATCAGGCAAAAAGCTACGGGTACAAGATAA